Proteins found in one Thermodesulfatator atlanticus DSM 21156 genomic segment:
- the cmr4 gene encoding type III-B CRISPR module RAMP protein Cmr4: protein MIWGEEKRICLLYAITPVHVGAGQALKAVDLPIQRERHTAWPMVQASGIKGAIRDWCENTWQKNGFDKDLAHRIFGPQGEDEHFAGAVTVTDARILLFPVRSNVAPFVHVTCPAVLKRFAEELALLGQEGPKEISPPAVEGFIPLKGEFSEEKILLEDMVVKKENNSAQKNVSWFNQNISAAKKIALVSDEVFGYLVRTATEVQAHITIDDATGTAKEGSLRYQEYLPADSLLYFLAFFADERKPNEKSKLFANDVANLVTGAVSTHLQVGGDFTLGKGICRVSWIAPKASSGGAS, encoded by the coding sequence ATGATCTGGGGAGAGGAAAAAAGGATCTGTTTGCTTTACGCCATAACTCCGGTTCACGTCGGGGCGGGCCAGGCGCTAAAGGCGGTGGACCTTCCTATCCAGCGCGAGCGGCACACCGCCTGGCCCATGGTCCAGGCCTCAGGCATAAAAGGCGCCATAAGGGACTGGTGTGAAAATACCTGGCAGAAAAACGGCTTTGATAAAGACCTTGCCCACCGCATCTTTGGCCCACAAGGCGAAGACGAACACTTTGCCGGGGCCGTCACCGTTACCGATGCCAGGATCCTTCTCTTTCCCGTGCGCTCAAACGTGGCCCCTTTCGTGCACGTTACCTGCCCAGCGGTACTCAAGCGGTTTGCCGAAGAGCTTGCCCTCCTCGGGCAAGAAGGGCCCAAAGAGATTTCCCCTCCGGCAGTTGAAGGCTTTATTCCCTTAAAAGGAGAGTTTTCAGAGGAAAAAATCCTTTTAGAAGACATGGTGGTGAAAAAAGAAAATAACTCGGCCCAAAAGAACGTTTCGTGGTTCAACCAAAACATCTCTGCGGCGAAAAAGATTGCCCTGGTCTCTGACGAAGTATTTGGCTATCTCGTGCGTACGGCCACAGAAGTCCAGGCCCACATAACTATCGACGACGCTACCGGCACGGCCAAAGAGGGCTCACTTAGGTATCAGGAATATCTGCCGGCAGACTCTTTGCTCTACTTCTTGGCCTTCTTTGCCGATGAGCGCAAACCGAACGAAAAAAGTAAGCTTTTTGCCAATGACGTGGCCAATCTCGTAACCGGAGCGGTTTCCACTCATCTGCAGGTCGGAGGCGACTTCACCCTGGGCAAGGGTATTTGCAGGGTCTCCTGGATAGCCCCTAAGGCTTCTTCAGGAGGTGCGTCATGA
- the cmr6 gene encoding type III-B CRISPR module RAMP protein Cmr6 encodes MPRPRPKRNQREKPRPFRPLPGEFGSFFERPGPDLNFGLYFNKGLYAYWQTKKGLKFPEYQFRARKEAQEVLDTYRRLKPILERSLERKHQELNELCRAFEACGYTVWDNTYTLKSPLVIGLGNAHPTERGFTFLWTLGVPYIPAESIKGVLRLAYLIARAEENPDFLEHWAKEDNLFWDELSAPFGREEKHGKPAQRGQVVFLDALPVKTPEFTLEITTCHYPDYYGERHGPTEDQHPIPLPFLAVAPGSEFRFVLLAHEDLGQDTQQKVKEAFSAAIAEHGFGAKTALGHGRFEP; translated from the coding sequence ATGCCCAGGCCTCGCCCTAAAAGAAACCAGAGAGAAAAGCCAAGGCCCTTTAGGCCTTTGCCAGGGGAGTTTGGCTCTTTTTTTGAACGCCCAGGCCCGGACTTAAACTTTGGGCTTTACTTCAACAAAGGCCTTTACGCTTACTGGCAAACTAAAAAAGGCCTAAAATTTCCGGAATATCAATTCAGGGCCCGCAAAGAGGCCCAAGAAGTACTCGATACCTATCGCAGGCTTAAGCCCATCCTTGAGAGATCGCTTGAGCGAAAACACCAGGAGCTAAACGAGCTCTGCCGGGCCTTTGAGGCCTGTGGATACACTGTATGGGATAACACTTACACCCTTAAAAGCCCCCTTGTGATCGGGCTTGGAAACGCCCATCCCACCGAGCGTGGCTTTACTTTCCTCTGGACACTCGGCGTGCCTTATATCCCGGCGGAAAGCATAAAAGGCGTGCTGCGTCTGGCCTATTTGATCGCCCGGGCCGAAGAAAACCCGGACTTTCTCGAACACTGGGCCAAAGAAGATAATCTTTTCTGGGACGAGCTTTCTGCACCCTTCGGAAGGGAGGAAAAACACGGAAAGCCAGCCCAAAGGGGCCAAGTCGTTTTTCTTGATGCCCTTCCAGTGAAGACACCCGAGTTCACCTTAGAAATCACCACCTGCCATTATCCTGACTATTACGGCGAAAGGCACGGGCCCACCGAAGACCAACATCCCATCCCCCTTCCCTTCTTGGCCGTAGCTCCCGGAAGCGAATTTCGCTTTGTTTTACTGGCGCATGAAGACCTGGGACAAGACACTCAGCAAAAAGTAAAGGAAGCCTTTTCCGCGGCCATAGCCGAGCATGGCTTTGGCGCCAAGACGGCCTTGGGCCACGGGAGATTTGAGCCTTAA
- the cmr5 gene encoding type III-B CRISPR module-associated protein Cmr5 has protein sequence MITKGQERASFAYQKVRAAIEALGTGSTKEFSSFVAGLPAMIMQNGLGHTLCFLLAKAADQKNGRYKKTGKEAKHWLAFEALASWLHKQNMLTFDPEAPASTIEKISEKSALEYLALQEEALRFLEWLKVMSKMFVEGEDAQASP, from the coding sequence ATGATCACTAAAGGTCAGGAGCGGGCCAGCTTTGCCTACCAAAAGGTCCGCGCCGCCATTGAGGCGCTTGGTACAGGATCCACCAAAGAATTCTCGAGCTTTGTGGCCGGGCTTCCGGCCATGATTATGCAAAACGGCTTAGGCCACACCCTTTGTTTCCTCCTGGCCAAGGCCGCAGACCAGAAGAACGGCCGTTATAAAAAGACCGGCAAAGAGGCCAAGCACTGGCTGGCCTTTGAAGCCCTGGCCTCCTGGCTCCACAAACAAAATATGCTAACTTTTGATCCTGAAGCCCCCGCCAGCACCATTGAAAAAATCTCCGAAAAAAGCGCCCTTGAGTATCTTGCCCTGCAGGAAGAGGCCTTGAGGTTTCTCGAGTGGCTAAAGGTAATGAGCAAGATGTTCGTGGAGGGAGAAGATGCCCAGGCCTCGCCCTAA